From the Dethiosulfovibrio russensis genome, the window GATACATCACGTCATACCGAGCGTCGAAGCTCCTTTCAAGATCGGCTCATTCGGTCCCATAGTGGGAACTGTGACACAGGATAGGCCTCAGGCCATAGGAGGACGAATGGGCACCTTCGCTCCGGCTCTGGACCTTTCCCTTCGTTTCCACGACAGAGATCAGGGAAAGAGGGAGATACGCCGTTTCAGGGCGGTTCCGGAGCCTTTTCTGGTCTCCAGAGCCGTTCCTGCGGTGTTCATGGGGTTGACCGACGGTCTTTGGGGCAGAAAAGGAGCGGGAACAGCCAAGTTGACCGTCACCTTCGAGGGAGGGGGGCTCCCGAGAGGTTGGACCTACACAAATTATCTGTTCTCTCCGTCCGATATAGTGGAGACCATGTCCAAAGAGGTCGAGGGGTTGGTATCTACCGTGGCCTTGAACCCCTTCAGGGAGCTTCTTCCTCTAGGGGTCCATTTTGCGGTGGACGTTACAAGAGATCCCCGTATACTTTACGTCGACTCCATAAGGCTGGACGGCGAAACCTACAGCCCGGGAGATACCGTCGTTGTATCGGTCGATCTCAGACCCTACAGAGGTAAATCCAGGACAAGGGAGTTTTCCCTTATAGTTCCGGAAAAAGCCATCGGTCCCTGCAGGATAGCCGTTCGAGGGGGCGGTTTGGGAGAGCCCGACGGCGGTGAGATGGGGGATATGGATCGTTCGATATCCAACCTTCCCGAGCTTTTAGGCGAGTTGGACGACAGGGAGAGGAATAACGAGGTCGTGATAGAGTTGATCTATCAGGACATGGGGTCCGAGATGGCCGAGGACTTTCGTTCTCCCCGATCGTTGGAGTTCCCCGGCGAGATAAGACGGCGTAAGATAAAAGAGGGATCTATGAGGGTCTATCGCTCGGATTACTACGTCGACGGAAGTCTTCAGAAAAGCTTCGTTGTGATTCCTCAAGGCAAGGAAGGCGAAGGAACCTCTAAGGAAACGGAATAAGCGAAAAGAGAGGATGGCTGAAACGATCTTTCGCCATCCTCTCTCTGCTTGGAGTCTATATGGAAGGTCGGGGGGCCTGTTCTAGATCGGTCCAAAGCGCTATATAGGACCGATAGAGTGCCTCTACGTCGGCCACGCTGGCTATCTCCATCGGGGCGTGCATCGACAGGAGCGCCGGGCCCATATCTAACGTGTCCATTCCCGTCCTGGCCAGATATTTCGCGATGGTTCCTCCTCCGGCCTTATCCACCGTTCCGAAGCCGCCGGTCTGCCATGGAACCTCCGCTCTATCCAGGCAGGCTACCACCGCAGCGACGAATTCGCCTCGTGCCTCGTTGCCGTCGTATTTTCCGCCGCTTCCGGTGAACTTGACCACCCCAACGCCGTTTCCTATGAGAGCCTGCTGGTCTCTGACGTAGTTTTTCTTGTAGAGGGGGTTCATTCCGGAGGTTACGTCTGCGCTTATGGCACAGCTTTCCGAGTAGAGTCTTCTTAGGGATAGGATGTCCGATCTGTTCTCCGCAGATCGAAGGAGCTCCAGGAGGAAGAGATCCAAAAAGGTACCCTGGATTCCACCGATGCTTTCGCTGCCTATTTCCTCTCTGTCGACGGCCACGAAGATAGCCGTCTTATCAGGAGTCTCCATGTCGCAGAAGGCTTTGTAGGACATGGAGGTGCAGATCCTGTCGTCCAACCCGTAGGATGACACCATCGACTCGTCCAATCCCGCCAGTCTGGCCGGTCCCGCCGGTACGAGGGCTAGATCGGCGGACAGAAAGTCCTGTTCATCCATGGCGAACCGATCCTTTAAAAGAGACAGTATGCTCTCTTTTATCGGATTCTCTATCTCGTCGTCCTCTATGGGACGATGTCCCACTATGGCGTCTAGATCCTCGCCCACGACCGTCTCCGACGCCTTCCTCTTCGCCATGTCTCTGTCTACGTGGGGTTCCAGATCCGGTATCATAAGGACCGGTTCGGATGAATCCTCCCCTATGACGATGCGTTCGGAGGTTCCGTCCCCTCTATGGATCTCTCCGTGTAGCGCCAGAGGGACGTTGGTCCATTGATATTTTTTCAAACCTCCGTAATAATGGCAATCGAGAAGGGCCAAGTTGCCTTCCTCGTAGAGAGGGCGACTTTTTACGTCGACTCTGGGGGAATCTATGTGGGATGCGATTACCGTGACTCCCGAGGATAGACCTTTTCTGCCTACTTTAGCGGCTAGAAGGGCCCGTCCCTTCCAGTTCATGTGAACCGTATCGCCCGGTTCGAGAGAGGACGTCTCTATTACCTCCTTCGATCCTTTTCTTTCGAGATCCGATTGAAGCCATCGTACCCACTCTCTCTCGGTCTTATAGGCGGTTACGGTGTCCATAAGAAATCTTAGGGATTCTGTCATGTCGACCTTGCCGTATCGCGTCCAGCTCTTGGTGCGGTCTTTTTTCGTTTTTTTGTCGGTCATGATGATCCTCCTTTTCTTTTTTATGAGAAACGAGGGTATTATATGCGACAATTGTCTTTAGCGCATCGTTCGGGTTTATTCATTTCCCTGGAAGGCATAGATGGCTGTGGAAAATCGACCCAGGCTATGTTGTTGAGAGATCACCTGGAGGAACGGGGACGTTCCGTGGTTCTCACCAAGGAGCCTGGAGATTGGTCCCATGGCGGGGAGATCAGGCGTATACTCCTCGGCGGGGATCTCCGTCACGAACACACAGAGCTTTTCCTGTTCATGGCGGACAGATGCGAGCATCTCCTGCAGGTAGTGATTCCCGCCCTGGACAGGGGCGACATAGTCATATGCGATAGATACACCGATTCTACCCTTGCCTATCAGTGCTTCGGTAGGGGGCTGGATCTGACCTTTGTGGAGGAGCTCTTCAACTGGAGCAAATTTCCGGTTCCCGACGTGACCCTCTGGATAGACGTGCCGCTTTCCTGTTCGCTGGGTAGAATAAGCTCGAGAGGAAGCCTCGATCGCATGGAGGAGGACTCAGTTTTCCTCGATAGGGTCCTGTGCGGTTTTCAGTCTCTGAGGGAAAGCTACGAGGATAGAATTATCAGGATAGACGGAGAAGGAGAGGAGAACGTCGTGTTCTCCCGCTTGATGGAGTCCCTGGAGGGGTTGATTCCTTGGCAGCTATAAATAGAATTTCAGGAGACCGTTCCGGTGGAGTGGAAGTTCCCCTGAAGGGCGACGGCAGGGCAGTCTCCTCCTCTGGTGGAAGGGGCAGCTCTTTCGATCAGACGGTCCAGATCATGGAGCTCGAGGCGCTTTTCAAGGAGCTTGAGGACGTAGGGACGAAGCTGTCCAGCGTTCCATCCACTGCTATCATGTCCAGATATAGGGAACTGGTGAGGCAGCTTTTAGACAGGGCCCTTAAGGGCGTGAGGCTCAGAAGGGATCTGAAGTGGCGTAGAGGGGACAAGAGAGGTTTTCTGGTAGTCGAGCAGACCGACGCATGGTTGGAGGAGCTGGAACAGGTCCTTTTCAGGGAAAACAACCGCACCAGGGCTCTCAGACTTATGGAGGATATAAAGGGATGTCTGATCTCTCTTCTTTTCTAGAGGGCAGCTCTGCCTGGGGAGAAATGGAATCCGCCTTGAATAGGGGGATGCTGCCGTCCGCTCTGGCTATAGTAGCTCCCCAATCGTTGCATACCTCTCTTTTGAGAAAGGCCGCCGAGCTGTGGCTCTGTGACGATTTGATCGGATGCGGGAGCTGTCCATCCTGTCTCGCGTGGTCTGAGGATGGACACCCTGATCTCATCGTAGCCTCCGAGGAAGGAGCTCCTTCGGTGGATCAATGTCGTAGAATGTCGGAGGAGCTGTTACTTCGTCCCGTCGTGGCCTCCAGGAGGATAGCGGTGGTCCCCGACGCCGACAGAATGTCGCTCAACTCCGCCAACAGCCTTCTGAAGATAACGGAAGAACCCCCTGAATCGGGGCACCTGTTTTTCCTGTTGAGAGAGGACCGTATGATACCTACCTTGAGGAGCCGGGTTTGGACTCTTCGTTTTTCCTCGGAAGACCTGCTTAAATCGGTGTCTTTGCCGTCCGGAAAGGGCCAATGGATCGCATGGCTGGGCAAATCGGCCCGTATTGACAGGGGAGACCTGCTACTGGAGTTAGAGGGTATGTCGAGAAAACTGGTCGAAGATGGCAGGTTGAAAACGGCATCCGCCGTCGATCAGTTGATATTCATGGCGGAGCGGACCCATCTGTCCACGGCCATGATAGGAGATTTGGCTTTTTTATCTATCGAGGAGGAGTATCCTTTTGAGCGTATATTTGACGATATTTGGTAAGCCCAGATATCTGGGCATAATGGAAGTCGACTCCCCCGTCTTGGTTCCTGGGGAGCCGGTGGCGATAGAGACTATGAGAGGTATCGAGACCGCCACAGTAGGAGGTCCGATATCGGAAGAGCAGACGGAGCTTTACAGAAAGGCCAACGAGAACAGCCCCAAGGACGGAGCCCAGGGAGGAGAGCCGGGACTCCAGACCGTGACCTTCGTGGCACAGGCGTCGGAGGACGATATCGTCGCCGATCAGGAAAACCGTAGAGATGAGGAAGACGTCCTTTTCAAGGCAAGACAGCTCCTGGGGGAGCACGGTCTGGCTATGAAGATAGTCGATGTGGAGTATCTTCTGGACAGGAAAAAACTCTTCTTCTACTTCACCGCCGAGCAGAGGATAGACTTCAGGGCCTACGTCCGAGATCTAGCCAGGGAATTTAGAACCAGGATAGAGCTTCGACAGATAGGGGTTAGAGACGAGGCCAAGGTAGTGAGAGGTATAGCTCCCTGTGGCAATCCCTGTTGCTGTAGCTACTGGCTTCACAACTTCCTTCCCATCGGTATCAAGATGGTTAAGGAGCAGAACCTCGCGTTGAATCCCACCAAGATATCCGGACTTTGCGGAAGGCTTATGTGCTGTATGAGCTACGAACATCACGTCTACAGGGATCTTTGGAAGAAACTTCCCAATCCTGGCAGCAAAATACGAAGTCCCAGAGGCACCTTTATACTGGTAGGAGTCGACATAGACGGAGAAAACGCCCTCGTGAGGACCCCTGATGGAGCCCACGTTCCCGTATCGGTGGAACGTTTTGCCGATTTCAAGGAAGCGGTGATGGCCGGAGAGGACTGGCAGCCCTTCGTGGCGGTTTCGGACCAGGAGGCAGAGAAACCTCCGATCGAACCGGTATTCGCTATGCCTACCTCCACCATCAGGGCTGTCCGGAAGGACAAGGACGAGCCCTCGAAAAAGGAACTGCGCTCCGATTCATCGGAGAAACCGTCGGGGAAAGGGGCTTCCGGGAACGACAGTCCTTCCGACAAGCCCAAAAGCTCCAGCAGGAGGAGAAGGAGAAAGAAAAAGAAGCCTGCGGCCACATCCGGTGAGAAGACGACCGACAAGTCTCAAGGTCAAAAGCCCCCCAAGGATAAGGTCAAACAGGGAACTCCCAAAGCCAAAAGCGGAGGAAAGGAACAGGGTCCTCCGGAGAAGGGAGACTCAAAGCCCAAGCCCAAGCGTCGCAGGAGAAGAAAGAAACCCGGCAACAATAAAAACGCTGATAAAAACGTCAAAAAGGACGGCAACAACGTCTCCAAGGGAGGTACCGTGGACTGATGGCTTTTTTCAAGGGTATTGCTTCCAAGTTGGCCAACGTCAGGGAGAAATGGAGCGAGGGGGTCGCCTCCCTCTTTTCCGGCAAGCTGGACGACGAATTCTGGGAGGAGCTTACG encodes:
- a CDS encoding PSP1 domain-containing protein; this encodes MSVYLTIFGKPRYLGIMEVDSPVLVPGEPVAIETMRGIETATVGGPISEEQTELYRKANENSPKDGAQGGEPGLQTVTFVAQASEDDIVADQENRRDEEDVLFKARQLLGEHGLAMKIVDVEYLLDRKKLFFYFTAEQRIDFRAYVRDLAREFRTRIELRQIGVRDEAKVVRGIAPCGNPCCCSYWLHNFLPIGIKMVKEQNLALNPTKISGLCGRLMCCMSYEHHVYRDLWKKLPNPGSKIRSPRGTFILVGVDIDGENALVRTPDGAHVPVSVERFADFKEAVMAGEDWQPFVAVSDQEAEKPPIEPVFAMPTSTIRAVRKDKDEPSKKELRSDSSEKPSGKGASGNDSPSDKPKSSSRRRRRKKKKPAATSGEKTTDKSQGQKPPKDKVKQGTPKAKSGGKEQGPPEKGDSKPKPKRRRRRKKPGNNKNADKNVKKDGNNVSKGGTVD
- the tmk gene encoding dTMP kinase; translation: MRQLSLAHRSGLFISLEGIDGCGKSTQAMLLRDHLEERGRSVVLTKEPGDWSHGGEIRRILLGGDLRHEHTELFLFMADRCEHLLQVVIPALDRGDIVICDRYTDSTLAYQCFGRGLDLTFVEELFNWSKFPVPDVTLWIDVPLSCSLGRISSRGSLDRMEEDSVFLDRVLCGFQSLRESYEDRIIRIDGEGEENVVFSRLMESLEGLIPWQL
- a CDS encoding DUF327 family protein, which gives rise to MAAINRISGDRSGGVEVPLKGDGRAVSSSGGRGSSFDQTVQIMELEALFKELEDVGTKLSSVPSTAIMSRYRELVRQLLDRALKGVRLRRDLKWRRGDKRGFLVVEQTDAWLEELEQVLFRENNRTRALRLMEDIKGCLISLLF
- a CDS encoding aminopeptidase 1, with product MTDKKTKKDRTKSWTRYGKVDMTESLRFLMDTVTAYKTEREWVRWLQSDLERKGSKEVIETSSLEPGDTVHMNWKGRALLAAKVGRKGLSSGVTVIASHIDSPRVDVKSRPLYEEGNLALLDCHYYGGLKKYQWTNVPLALHGEIHRGDGTSERIVIGEDSSEPVLMIPDLEPHVDRDMAKRKASETVVGEDLDAIVGHRPIEDDEIENPIKESILSLLKDRFAMDEQDFLSADLALVPAGPARLAGLDESMVSSYGLDDRICTSMSYKAFCDMETPDKTAIFVAVDREEIGSESIGGIQGTFLDLFLLELLRSAENRSDILSLRRLYSESCAISADVTSGMNPLYKKNYVRDQQALIGNGVGVVKFTGSGGKYDGNEARGEFVAAVVACLDRAEVPWQTGGFGTVDKAGGGTIAKYLARTGMDTLDMGPALLSMHAPMEIASVADVEALYRSYIALWTDLEQAPRPSI
- a CDS encoding SpoIVB peptidase S55 domain-containing protein; amino-acid sequence: MSRSLRYLALYLALVALWIASPSMASAAFSPNVPVMDVEDVVPGLKGRAYTVVSGTSVKSFPVTVISVIPQSGTPSNLILIRAEGPIIEATGGIAAGMSGSPVFVGKKLIGAIGYGWNFSDHRLGLVTPIDDMCQVFSWKDMERKFVPPVDYLLEKGEVSSDMEPKAERMVLSLSGIGGRSRQRLSESLDMPVVLAGSSWRGADAVEYGSSLTPGGAIGVLLVWGDVTLGATGTLSALADDGRFLAFGHPFISNGAVAYPVTKAWIHHVIPSVEAPFKIGSFGPIVGTVTQDRPQAIGGRMGTFAPALDLSLRFHDRDQGKREIRRFRAVPEPFLVSRAVPAVFMGLTDGLWGRKGAGTAKLTVTFEGGGLPRGWTYTNYLFSPSDIVETMSKEVEGLVSTVALNPFRELLPLGVHFAVDVTRDPRILYVDSIRLDGETYSPGDTVVVSVDLRPYRGKSRTREFSLIVPEKAIGPCRIAVRGGGLGEPDGGEMGDMDRSISNLPELLGELDDRERNNEVVIELIYQDMGSEMAEDFRSPRSLEFPGEIRRRKIKEGSMRVYRSDYYVDGSLQKSFVVIPQGKEGEGTSKETE